Proteins encoded in a region of the Ursus arctos isolate Adak ecotype North America unplaced genomic scaffold, UrsArc2.0 scaffold_2, whole genome shotgun sequence genome:
- the TMEM79 gene encoding transmembrane protein 79 has protein sequence MTEPETLALLEVKGSEALEKSPRQALVPNGQQPEEEGGAESHGTSSSKVGSSAGSTAAGEGAEDGLDSTVSEAATLPWGSGPQPSAPFPDPPGWRDIEPEPLQSEPPTKLEELSEDDASLVPEKAARAFVPIDLQCIERRPQEDPAVRCEAGEGERRRACLPARATQPEPCERKWAEAMVRPPGHSCGGCGSCGGREGLRAVASVGAALVLFPCLLYGAYAFLPFDAPRLPTMSSRLIYTLRCGVFATFPIVLGLLVYGLSLLCFSALRPFGEPRREVEIHRRYVAQSVQLFILYFFNLAVLSTYLPQETLKLLPLLTGLFAVSRLIYWLTFAVGRSFRGFGYGLTFLPLLSMLVWNLYYMFVVEPERMLTASESRLDYPDHARSALDHRPRPWG, from the exons ATGACAGAACCCGAGACCCTGGCCCTGCTGGAAGTGAAGGGGTCTGAGGCCCTGGAGAAGAGCCCGCGCCAGGCCTTGGTCCCCAATGGCCAGCAGCCAGAAGAGGAAGGTGGGGCCGAGAGCCATGGAACTTCCTCCTCCAAGGTGGGGTCTTCAGCTGGGTCTACCGCAGCCGGAGAGGGGGCTGAGGATGGTCTCGACAGCACAGTGAGCGAGGCTGCCACCTTGCCCTGGGGCAGTGGCCCCCAGCCCAGTGCCCCGTTCCCAGACCCCCCCGGGTGGCGGGACATTGAGCCCGAGCCCCTCCAGTCAGAGCCACCCACCAAGCTAGAGGAGTTGTCCGAAGATGATGCCAGCCTGGTGCCCGAGAAGGCGGCCCGGGCCTTTGTGCCCATCGACCTCCAGTGCATAGAGCGGCGGCCCCAGGAGGACCCAGCTGTGCGCTGCGAGGCAGGCGAGGGCGAGCGCCGCCGGGCCTGCCTGCCGGCCCGTGCCACCCAGCCTGAGCCCTGTGAGCGCAAGTGGGCTGAGGCCATGGTGAGGCCGCCTGGCCACTcctgtgggggctgtgggagcTGCGGAGGCCGTGAGGGCCTGAGGGCCGTGGCCTCGGTGGGAGCCGCCCTTGTTCTCTTCCCCTGCCTGCTGTACGGGGCCTACGCCTTCCTGCCCTTCGACGCCCCGCGGCTGCCTACCATGAGCTCTCGCCTCATCTACACGCTGCGCTGCGGGGTCTTCGCCACCTTCCCCATCGTGCTGG GGCTGCTGGTGTACGGGCTGAGCCTGTTGTGCTTCTCGGCCCTGCGGCCCTTTGGGGAGCCACGGCGGGAGGTGGAGATCCACCGGCGCTATGTGGCCCAGTCGGTCCAGCTCTTCATCCTGTACTTCTTCAACCTGGCCGTGCTCTCCACCTACCTGCCCCAAGAGACCCTCAAACTGCTGCCTCTGCTCACTGGTCTCTTTGCTGTCTCCCG GCTGATATACTGGCTGACCTTCGCCGTGGGCCGCTCCTTCCGAGGCTTTGGCTACGGCCTCACGTTCCTGCCGCTGCTGTCCATGCTGGTATGGAACCTCTATTATATGTTCGTGGTGGAGCCCGAGCGCATGCTCACGGCCTCGGAGAGCCGCCTGGACTACCCCGACCACGCCCGCTCCGCCTTGGACCACAGGCCTCGGCCCTGGGGCTAA